The Flavobacterium commune genome contains the following window.
TTATAGGTAAAAATAGGAGCATTAAAACGCAAGGCTAATGCGATAGCATCAGATGTTCTGGCGTCTATAATTTCTTCTATTTTGTCTCTTTCGCAAATAATACTGGAGTAAAACACACCGTCAACGAGTTTGTGAATAATAACTTGTTTGACAACAATATCAAATCGTTCTGCAAAATTTTTAAACAAATCATGAGTTAATGGACGTGGCGGCTTGATTTCTTTTTCTAAAGCAATAGCGATAGATTGTGCTTCGAAAGCTCCTATTACGATAGGTAGTTTTCTTTCGCCATCTACTTCATTCAAAATCAAAGCGTAGGCTCCATTTTGTGTTTGGCTATATGAAATTCCTTTTATGGATAATTTGACTAAGCTCATAATTGTTGAAATGAAAAAGTATTTTAGTTTTGTTGGCTAGTTTTAGGTTACAATATTAATTAAAAATTCTGCCAATAAGCAAAGATACGATTATCTTATTTTATTAGGCAGAATTATTTTAATAAGGAGTTAGGGTATTAAGCGTTTTGCGCCTTAAAAGCCTTTAGTTTTTCGATTAATCTGGGAACAACATCAAAAGCATCCCCTACAATTCCGTAGTCGGCAACTTTAAAGAAAGGTGCTTCGGCATCAGTATTGATAACTACTTTTACCTTAGAAGCATTGATTCCGGCAATGTGCTGGATAGCACCCGAAATTCCAACTGCAATGTATAAATTAGTTGCTACCGGTTTTCCTGTTTGTCCTACGTGTTCAGCGTGTGGTCTCCATCCTAAGTCG
Protein-coding sequences here:
- a CDS encoding bifunctional nuclease family protein produces the protein MSLVKLSIKGISYSQTQNGAYALILNEVDGERKLPIVIGAFEAQSIAIALEKEIKPPRPLTHDLFKNFAERFDIVVKQVIIHKLVDGVFYSSIICERDKIEEIIDARTSDAIALALRFNAPIFTYKNILDKAGIYLKTNPTDSDKENQPMDDVISNPESFTAEAESGRAYIKYSLQELNDLLIQAVEQEDYEKAAKIRDEISKRES